The Methanocaldococcus jannaschii DSM 2661 genome has a segment encoding these proteins:
- a CDS encoding CRISPR-associated endonuclease Cas3'', whose protein sequence is MEVLAFKNQSLIDHVNDMVKYWERIKYRYLKTIKRALEALNIKLDIEKVDEFMKILIKLHDIGKASKIYQRAIINDQEKLMGFRHELVSAYYTYHILLKKFGDKNLAFIGALTVMLHHEPIIMGQIRNLKKKELTAEVVLDKLKKFDGMIEDFEDLIKKLIGYSIGDIIKNDSNKDDIIRFVIEMSVRARHTPNSEKLRFIVGTLLLPLVMCDYKGAESREGKAPKFAEVLEVESYVI, encoded by the coding sequence ATGGAAGTTTTAGCCTTTAAAAATCAATCCCTTATTGATCATGTTAACGATATGGTCAAATATTGGGAGAGAATAAAATATAGATACTTAAAAACTATAAAGAGAGCTTTAGAGGCTTTAAACATAAAGTTAGATATCGAAAAAGTTGATGAATTTATGAAGATTTTGATAAAACTTCACGATATTGGTAAAGCTTCAAAGATATATCAAAGAGCTATCATTAACGATCAAGAAAAACTCATGGGCTTTAGACATGAGCTTGTTAGTGCTTACTATACTTATCACATTCTCCTTAAAAAATTTGGTGATAAAAACCTTGCCTTCATTGGAGCTTTAACTGTAATGCTCCACCATGAGCCGATTATTATGGGTCAAATAAGAAATCTTAAAAAGAAAGAATTGACAGCTGAAGTCGTGCTTGATAAGCTAAAAAAGTTTGATGGAATGATTGAAGATTTTGAAGATCTTATTAAAAAGTTAATTGGATATTCAATAGGGGATATAATTAAAAATGATTCTAATAAGGACGATATTATCAGATTTGTTATCGAAATGAGTGTTAGAGCAAGACATACACCAAATTCAGAGAAGCTTAGATTTATTGTTGGAACTCTGCTTTTACCTTTAGTCATGTGTGATTATAAAGGGGCTGAGAGTAGAGAAGGAAAAGCTCCAAAGTTTGCAGAAGTTTTGGAGGTTGAGAGTTATGTTATTTGA
- the cas8a2 gene encoding type I-A CRISPR-associated protein Cas8a2/Csa4, whose translation MLFETPGYNEILDLYIAYGVVECLVREGVENLRFFPIGNKYCIVVEEPTNVNIKNRIEKGMLNALEDMLSLHKAIGKYISTKEDIKIISDVDFSAGANINNVYWDGIPKTLEKIKENIKKGKLSTKSKNTVPLTLMPAAGKYMPKIYGVKGGNPIKIDDSNYALAWIGFHYYAPYINISDNRATYIHIYAIKPLEELGLIEILALKDLKKKINNYQLGKYKFFVNKKLALLYHLTHTESISALEIVTKKNFSVVSYTLENVDNNQAIRSFGEYDLSKLMDFLWYLKATDFYNTIQFVDNILRGDLEVSLTFIDGILYDDLDAVYSAIRKLKSVRISPLIIQSILEWFGNFY comes from the coding sequence ATGTTATTTGAGACACCAGGATATAATGAGATACTTGATTTATATATAGCTTATGGAGTAGTTGAGTGTTTAGTTAGAGAAGGCGTTGAAAATCTCAGATTTTTCCCAATTGGGAATAAATATTGTATTGTAGTTGAAGAACCTACTAATGTAAATATTAAAAATAGAATTGAAAAGGGAATGTTAAATGCATTGGAGGATATGCTTTCCCTGCATAAAGCTATTGGTAAGTATATTTCCACAAAGGAGGATATCAAAATTATAAGTGATGTTGATTTTAGTGCAGGTGCAAATATTAATAACGTTTATTGGGATGGAATTCCAAAAACTCTTGAAAAGATAAAAGAAAATATTAAAAAAGGAAAATTATCTACAAAGAGTAAAAATACAGTGCCACTTACTTTAATGCCAGCTGCTGGTAAATATATGCCAAAAATTTATGGTGTAAAAGGTGGAAATCCAATAAAAATAGATGATTCCAACTATGCCCTTGCCTGGATTGGTTTCCATTATTATGCTCCATACATAAATATATCAGACAATAGAGCAACATATATTCATATTTATGCCATAAAACCTCTTGAAGAATTAGGACTTATTGAAATCCTTGCTTTAAAAGATTTAAAAAAGAAAATTAACAACTATCAACTTGGAAAATATAAATTTTTTGTAAATAAAAAATTGGCACTGCTATATCATTTAACCCATACTGAATCAATAAGTGCCTTGGAAATAGTTACAAAAAAGAATTTTTCAGTTGTTAGTTACACTCTCGAGAATGTTGATAACAATCAAGCAATACGATCTTTTGGAGAGTATGATTTATCAAAACTTATGGACTTTTTATGGTATTTAAAAGCTACTGATTTCTATAATACAATCCAGTTTGTAGATAACATACTTAGAGGTGATTTAGAAGTTTCCCTAACCTTCATAGATGGTATTCTTTATGATGACTTAGATGCAGTATATTCAGCTATAAGAAAGTTAAAAAGTGTAAGAATATCTCCTCTAATTATTCAGAGTATTTTGGAATGGTTTGGAAATTTTTATTAA
- the cas2 gene encoding CRISPR-associated endonuclease Cas2, giving the protein MYVIIVYDVNVSRVNKIKSFLRKHLNWVQNSVFEGEVTKAEFERIKDGILRIIDEDEDSVIIYQFPLNFMPKREILGLEKNPIDDII; this is encoded by the coding sequence ATGTATGTTATTATTGTCTATGATGTGAATGTTTCAAGAGTAAATAAGATAAAAAGCTTTTTGAGAAAGCACTTAAATTGGGTTCAGAATAGTGTTTTTGAGGGAGAAGTTACAAAGGCAGAGTTTGAAAGAATAAAAGATGGAATTTTGAGAATTATTGATGAAGATGAAGATTCAGTAATTATCTACCAATTTCCATTAAATTTTATGCCAAAAAGAGAGATTTTAGGTTTAGAAAAGAATCCAATTGATGATATTATTTAA